Genomic window (Taeniopygia guttata chromosome 32, bTaeGut7.mat, whole genome shotgun sequence):
aaaatccaaatcagaatccccaaaatccaacccaggAATGTCAAATTTACCCAAAAATCCAACCCAGGAACCGCAAACTCACCCCCAAATCCAAACCAGAAACttcaaattcaccccaaaatccaacccaggAACATCaaactcaccccaaaatccaaatcagaatccccaaaatccaacccaggAACCTCaaactcaccccaaaatccaacccaggaacatcaaattcatcccaaaatccaacccaggAACCGCAAATTTATTCCAAAATCCCAATCAGAgaccccaaatttaccccaaaatccaacccaggaacctcaaattcaccccaaaatccaaatcagagcccccaaatttaccccaaaatccaacccaggaacctcaaattcatcccaaaatccatctcAGGAACCTCAAATTTATTCCAAAATCCAACCCAGGAACcacaaattcaccccaaaatcccaatcagagaccccaaatttaccccaaaatccaacccaggAACATCAAATTCATCCAAAAATCCAACCCAGGAATGTCAAATTTACCCAAAAATCCAACCCAGGAACctcaaattcaccccaaaatccaacccaggAACCGCAAACTCACCCCAAAATAAAACTCAGAACCctcaaacccacccaaaaatccaaccCAGGAACCGCAAATTTATTCCAAAATCCAACCCAGGAACctcaaattcatcccaaaatccaacgCAGGGCTCCCAAATTCACTCCAAAATCCAACCCAGGATGCCAAAATCCAACCTAGGgcccccaaaattaccccaaaatccaacccaggatgcccaaaatccaccctggaCCCCAAAATCAACtccagaacccccaaatcccagccacgaccaccaaaatccaccccaaaacccactcaGGACTCCAAAATCAACTTCAGGACCCTCGAATTcgccccaaaaccacctcaggacccccaaaattcccccaaaatcttccccaaaatccccccccacGAACCCCCCCTCAACATGGCGCCGCCGCGCAAGGCACGCCGGGACCTGTAGTCCTCACACCAAACACCGCCTACACCTCCCAGCAGCCCCGCGGCGCGCAGAGGGCGTGGCCATGCAAATCACGCCGCCATTATTCCTCCGCGAATGGGCGGGGCTTTTCCACCAGGGATTTCCCGGTGTGGGCGTGGCTTAGGGCGCGCCGCAGCGCGATTGGCGGAGAGCGAGGGAGGGGCGGGGTTTAGCGCGCTGTCAATCACGCGGGGGCCGCGCGGGGCACGCCGGGAGctgccggggcggcggcggggccagGGGGAACCGGGAGAGGGAAcggagggggggaggggggaattAAGGACCGGGGACCCCTCTTAAAAACCTCCCAATTCTTTAAAGCCCCGCCCGGTGCTTCCCCGTGACCTCCCGGTGTCCCTCCGGTACCTCCCGGTAACTCCCGGTGTTCTCCCGGTGGACCCTCCGGTACCTCCCGCAAGCCTCGGCTGCCCTCCCGTTACCCCCGCGATCTCTCCCGGCGCCTCCGCGGTTTTCCCGGTGTTTCCCCGACCCTCGCGGTGCCTCCCCGGTAGCTCCCGGTAACCCCCGGTGACCTCCCGGTGCCTCCCCGGTTACCTCGGCGGCCGCCGGGATGTAACCGGCGTAGGCCAGCACGAAGCTGCAGAACTTATTGAAGTCCTCGATCGTTCTCCGCCGCTTTTCCGGGGGCTGCCGGTACCGGGAACCgagcagggaggagagaggaTCTCACCGTCAACACCGGGATTTTCCCgttaaacccccccaaaaccccgggacccctcccggTTACACCGGCAGCGGGGAAAGGACTGAGCAGCGGGGGAATCCCcgtccccccacccctcccggtgcctcccggtgcctcccggtgccccccctCACCTGCGGTTCGCTTTTCAGCGGCGGCAGCGCTTCTGTGCAACGGGAAAGGACCGGAGATcgcaccgggagcggcaccggaGCCTCCCCGGTATCGCTACCGGGGCTCCGCACGCTCCGATCCCCCCCCCGGTACCGGCTCCGAACTCCCCCCCTCCTTCCCGGCTGCTgccgctccctccctcccggtTTGGAGCCGGTACCGGGACTCCGAGCGCTCCGAACCCTCCCCGGTACCGCCTTTAAATCGGTTCCGGTACCGCTCCAGCTCCTCCCGGTACCGGGACTCTGAGCGGTCCGAACCCCCCCCGGTTCCACCTTCAGCTCCCCCCGGTTCGGGATCAAAAACCCCTCCGGTACCCGCTCCAAACTCCCCCCGGTAACGCTCGAGCACCGGTACCGGCTCCACCTCCAAACCCCCTCCGGTAGCAGCTCGATCTCCTCCCGGTACCGCCGCTCTGAGCGCTCCAAACCCCCCCCGGTCCGCGCTTCAGAGTCCCTCCGGTACCGGCTCCAAACCCCCCCGGTCCCCGCTTCAAACTCCCCCCGGTACCGGCTCCAAACCTCCCCCGGTTccccctccagctcctcccgGTACCGGCTCCAAACTCCCTCCGGTACCGCCACTCTGCGAGCTCCAAACCCCCCCCCGGTACCGGCTCCAAACCCCTCCGGTAGCGGCTCTAACTCCCCCCGTTTCCCGCTCCAAACCCCGCCCGGTACCGTCTCCAGCCCCGCCCGGTTCCGCCGCTCTCCACTCCCTTCTCCCGGtacccccccctccctccccccgcCTTTCCATTACCGGGAGCCCAaccccgccgctcccggcactgcggcggccgcggcgccgccgctgcggggctgccccgcgccGCTGCCGCGGTACCTCCGGGCTCGGCCatggccgcggccccgccgggccccccCCGGTTGTTCCGGGCCCcccccggtgccgctcccgctCCCTCCGGTGCCGCCTCGGaccgcgccgcccccgccaggccccgcccccgccgggcCACGCCCCCGACCGCCGCGCGCATGCTCAGTCCCCGCCCCCTGTGCCAGGCCACGCCCCTCTATGGGCACCGCGCTCCTCGCCGCGCTCACTTTGAGTTATACGCATGCGCAATGTCCTAATTATGCAAACCACGCCCCCCTCCGGGCACCGCGCTCCTCGCCGCGCTCACTTTGAGTTATACGCATGCGCAGTATCGTAATTATGCATACCACGCCCCCTGAGCTGGTTTCCGTTGGTCGTGGCTCATTGCAAATTTCCTCCCCATGCCCAAATTTCCtccccaatcccaaatttcccccccaaatcccgaatttcctcccccaaatcccaaatttcccccccaaatcccaaatttccccccccattcccaaatttccctcaaatCCCAAATGCGAACCACGCCCCCTTTTGGTCCTAGTTTGAGCTCTACGCATGCGCGCGGCGCTCATTATGCAAATCACACTCTCGCCCCGCCCTTATTTTGGCTTCATGCGCGCGCGCAGAGCGCTCATTATGCAAGCCACGCCCACTCCTCGCACTGTACGGCGCCCTTATTTTGACGCTCATTATGCAAGCCACGCCCCCCTCGCTCTGTATTACACCTTTCTGTTGGAGCTCATTATGCAAGCCACGCCCCCTCCTCGCTCTGTATTACAACTTCCTTTTGGCGCTCATTATGCAAGCCACGCCCCCTCCTCGCTCTGTATTACCTTTCTTTTGGAGCTCATTATGCAAGCCACGCCCCCTCCTCGCATACCACGGCACTCTGCGTTTGCGCGCGGAGCTCATTATGCAAGCCACGCCCCTCACGGCTTTTACTTTGCTTTGTCCGCATGCGCAAACACCTCATTATTCAAGCCCCGCCTCGCCACGCCCATATTTGGCAGCCCACGCGCGCGCTCATTATGCAAACCCCGCCTCCCCTTCAAGCCACGCCCACTTCCGGTCCTGGCCCTGAGGCGGCTCCGTCGCTTTTATTGGTGGGGGGGGCGGGAAAAAAAACCGGgaatgggcaaaaaatggggaaaaacggggaaaaatcgggaaaaaGGCGGGAAAAGCGGGGCCGGGAAGCACCGGGAGagccccgggcggggcgggaTCAGGCCCCGTAGACGCTCTCGTCGCTGTAGGCGATGTAAAGGAAGAAATCCTCCTCGTGGTGTTCCTGAGAGGGGGAAAAACCGGGAATTCGGGGGTTAAAAATCGGGAATGTAAACCGGGAATTCGGGGGTTAAAAACCGGGAATTCAAACCGGGAATTCGGGGGTTAAAAATCGGGAATTCGGGGGTTAAAAATCGGGAATTCAAACCGGGAACTCGGGGGTTAAAAACCGGGAATTCAAAATATTTGGGAATGCTTGGGAttttcccggattttggggctttttcctGGGAGTTTTAACAccccaatcccaaatttcctcccccaaatcccaaatttcctcccaaTTTTTGTTCccattatttccctttttttttttttggatgctcccaggtgtttttttggggtgatttggggatttttgaggataattttgagaattttggggctgtttgggggagattttggggaggttttagggaatttttgggggcaatttttgggaggtttttggggaaaatttaaggaagttttggggaggtttttggggaaattttggggatttttgcgGAGGTTTTTGGGTAAgtttttgggctgatttggggaagttttggggatatttttggggaggtttgggggatattttggggaggtttttggggctgttttgggcagattttggggatattttggggatatttttggggatattttgaggaggtttgggggatatttttggggctgttttgggcaggttttggggatattttgggaaggtttttggggataattttggggatattttggggaggtttgggggatatttttgggcAAGTTTTGGAGTTTATTTGGGGAAGTTTTGAGAAGGTTTGGAGAatatttttggggctgtttcgaggaggttttggggattttttgggttgtttgggcaggttttggggatatttttggggttgtctggggaggtttttgggatatttttggggctgttttggggatatttttggggctgtttggggaggttttggggattttttggggctgttttggggaggtttttgggatgtttttggggctctttttgggatatttttggggttgtttggggaggtttttgggatatttttggggctgttttagggaggtttttgggatatttttggggttgtctggggaggtttttgggatattttggggctgttttgtggaggtttttgggatatttttggggaggttttggggatatttttggggctgttttggggaggttttggggatatttttggacaggttttggggaggtttttgggatatttttggggctgttttggggaggttttggggatatttttggggatatttttggggttgtttggggaggttttggggatatttttgaggctgttttggggaggttttggggattttttggggctgttttggggatatttttggggctgtttttgggatatttttggggttgtttggggaggttttgtggatatttttggggttattttggggagattttggggctgttttgggaaggtttttgggatatttttggggttgttttgggcAGGTTTTGTGGGAGGTtatgaggattttttggggctgttttggggaggttttggggatattttggggattttttggggctgttttggggattttttggggctgtttttgggatatttttggggttgttttgggcAGGTTTTGTGGGAGGTtatgaggattttttggggctgttttgggcaggttttgggtatgtttttggggctgttttggggtggttttggggctgttttggggctgtttttgggatatttttggggctgctttgggcaggttttggggattttttggggctgttttggggaggttttggggatatttttggggctgttttggggatatttttggggctgtttaggggaggtttttgggatatttttggggctgtttttgggatatttttggggttgtcTGGGCAGGTTTCGGGGCTCTGGGACCTGGTAGAGCTGGCCCATGGTGGCGCTGGTGGGGGGGATGACGTTGTTGACGAAGAAGAAGAGCGCGTCCTCGGCCCGCAGGTGGATCCGCTTCCGGATCAGGAAATAGAACTGCCCCActgaaaacaccaaaaacaccaaaaatcagcgaggaaatttaaaaaaaccagaaaaaccagctcaaaaaacctcaaaaaacagagaaaaccccaaaaacagccaaaaaaacccccaaaatcaaccataaaaagcccaaaattagccctaaaatcccccaaatcaacccaaaaaaccccaaaatcaaccataaataccccaaaatctaccccaaacccccaaactcagccctaaaaacccaaaaatcaacccaaaaacTGAGCAGAGCGTCCTCGGCCCGCAGGTGGATCCGCTTCTGGATCAGGAAATAGAACTGCCCCGctaaaaacaccaaaaacaccaaaaaatcagtgaaaaaataaaataaaaaaaaaccccagaaacatcagctaaaaaaaaccctcaaaaaccagagaaaaccccaaaaacagcctaaaaaaaccccaaaatcaaccataaaaagcccaaaattagccctaaaaacccccaaatcaacccaaaaacccccaaaatcaaccataaataccccaaaatctacccaaaagccccaaactcagccctaaaaaccccaaaatcaacccaaaaacTGAGCAGAGCGGCCTCGGCCCACAGGTGGATTCGCTTCCGGATCAGGAAATAGAattaaaaacactaaaaacacccaaaacccccaaaatcagtgaaaaaaaaaacaaaaacagaaaaatcagctcaataataataataataataaaaaaaacctagtgaaaatccccaaaatcaaccaaaaaaaaccaaaatcagccccaaaaacTGAGCAGAGCATCCTTGGCCCACAGGTGGATCCACTCCCGGATCAGGAAATAGAActaaaaataccaaaaacacccaaaccaccccaaaatcagtgAGATATcccaaaatcaaccccaaaaccccaaaaatcaaccgaaaaccccaaaaataataaaaaaaaatcaccaaaaaaccaccaaattccaccccaaaccccccaaaaatctgccAGAAAAACTCAAAATCACCCGAAAAAATCCGAGAAAATTTggcaaaaccccaaaaatgctcaaaaaaccccaaaaaaccaaaaaattactcaaaaaccccaaatttccccaaaaaaaccccaaattaaaaaaaaaaatcccccaaaaattcccaaaattccccaaaaaccccaaaaatccacccctaaacccccaaaaatccaccagaaAAACTccaaatcacccaaaaaaacccagaaaattgagaaaaaaaccccaaaaattcccaaaacccctaaaaattcccaaaattccttcaaaaaccccaaaattgtactgaaaaaaaaccctcaaatccACCAATAAAACTCAGAATCACCCctaaaaaacccagaaaattgaaaaaaatcaccaaaaattcccccaaattcccaagaagtcccccccaaaattcccaaattccccaaaattccccaaattcccaaaattccagccccaCCTGTGAGGTCGGAGGGCACCAGGTATTTCTTCTTGTCCAGGTCCCCAATCCGGGCCTTGGGCGCCTTCTCCACGAtcacctgaagggaaaattgggaaaatccctcagatttggggggaaaacaaaaagattttGTGAAGGAAAACTTTCCTtcagtttggggaaaaaatcctggATTTTGTGGGGGAGAAATTTCTTTACGTTTGGGAGACAAaaattggattttggggaataaaatttggatttttgagTCCGAAtctgtttggattttggggaataaaACTCCCAGAGCTTTGGGTACAAAAATTCTtggattttagggggaaaaaaccgGGAATTTCGGGGAAATATCCCTGGATTTTAGGGGGAAACTTCCCTGAATTTGAGGAAAATCTCCatgaatttgggaaaaaaaaaatccctgaatttGGGGCGATGGGGGGGGAATCTTCCCAAGTTTGGGGACGGAATCCTGGACATTTGGGGAAAATCCTTctggatttggggaaaatcccTTAAATTTAGGGATTTATGAGGAATGAATTAGGAAAACCACCttaactttaaaaagaaaacctcaaaaATTGAGGGAAACCCCAAAGACACacgaaaatttggggattttggggttctcaagtgaaattttgggggttttgggtggaatttttgggttctcggggaggattttgggtttcccggatggaatttttgggttcccggggggaattttggggttcctggtgGGAATTCTGGGGCTCGtggttggaattttggggttcccagagGGATTTTGAGGTTCCTGGATGGAGTTTTGGTGTTCCCacatggaattttgggggttttgggtggaattttgggtttcCCAGTGGAATTCCAGGGTTTCTGGGTGGAATTTTAGGAGTTTTGGgcggaattttggggttcccagagAGATtttgggtgtcccaggtggAATTTTCGGGCTCTGGGAAGGATTTTGAAGCtcttgggtggaattttggagTTCCCAGAGAAATTTTAAGGTTCAGGGGTGGATTTCTGGGGCTCCcggtgggaattttgggattcccGGTGGGAATTTCCGGGTTCCCGGTGGGAATTTCGGGATTCACGGTGGTAACTTAAGGGCTCCCGGTGGTAATTTCAGGGTTCCAGGTGGGAATTCTGGGGTTCacgggggggattttggggttcccggggtgaattttggggttcccggtgggaattttggggttctggggtggaattttggggttccgggttggaattttggggttcccggtgggaattttggggttcccggtgGGATTTCCGGGGCTCCCTGAGGCGCGGCCTCACCGGCACTCGGTCCGGGTACTTCTTGCGGATCTTCTCCCCCTCGCAGCGCCGCTTCTCGAACGGGTGCTCCTCCTTGTACAGGAACTTCatggccgggccgggccgggaccggggccggggcctgacggggccgggccgggaccgggaccgggaccgggaccgggaccggagCGTCGGGAGCGCGCAGGGATacgggcccgccccgccgcgcctgCGCCAACGGCGTACGGCACGCCAACGGCGTAAGGAGCGCCCCTTGACGGACATTGAGCGGCGCTGCGCAAACGGCGTAAGGGAAGCGGGGAGTGCCCTCAGAACTACGAAAATAGCGTAAGGAAAGCCGGAGTGCCCTCAGCGCTGCGCAAATGGCGTAAGGGAATGGGACGCGCCCTCAGAGCTACGTAAATGGCGTAACGGAACGGGGAGTGCCCTCAGCGCTGCGCAAACGGCGTAAGGGAATGGGAAGTGCCCTCAGCGCTGCGCAAACGGCGTAAGGGAATGGGAAGTGCCCTCAGCGCTGCGCAAACGGCGTAAGGGAATGGGAAGTGCCCTCAGCGCTGCGTAAATGGCGTAAGGGACTCCCCCTCAGTGCAACGACTCTTCCAGTTCGTTCCAGTTCCTCGCTGTTCCTCCCAGTTcgtcccagttcatcccagttccttCCTAAGGCCTCCCAGGCCTTTCCCAGTCCagcccagttccctcccagctgCTCGGAGCGGCCACGCCGGCGCCCAGGGCGCTGCGCAGACGGCGTAAGGGTGCAGCCCACAGCGCTACGCAAACTGCGTACAGCTCATCCCGCtccatcccagttcctcccagtcaGTGCCAGTCCCTTCCGAAGGCCTCCCGGAGCTTCCCCGGTTCCTCCCGGTGCCGGTAAcgggggaggggtcccggtagcggggaggggtcccgggaaGGCCCCGGGGCGGTCCCGAGCAGGCCCCGGGCGGAGGCGCGGAAGGATCCGGGCGGTGCTGCGGCCCCTCATGTGACTGACGTCATGTGACTGACGTCACCGCGCGGAGAGGGTCACGTGGCAGGCGGGGAAATAAACACGGGGCGCGTGAGCGaaaagggggcggggccaaggcgGGGCGGGCGGAACCATTGGGGGAGAAACGGGGGGGGGGAGCCGGGCgagtccatcccagttccattcccagtgctcccagttcatcccagttccattcccagtgctcccagtccctcccagttccatttccagtgctcccagtccctcccagttcatcccagttcctcccagttccatCCAAATcaatcccagttccattcccagtgctcccagttcatcccagttccattcccagtgctcccagtccctcccagttccatttccagtgctcccagtccctcccagttcatcccagttcctcccagttccatCCAAATcaatcccagttccattcccagtgctcccagttcatcccagtccctcccagttcctcccagttcatcccagtcccattcccagtgctcccagtccctcccagttccctcccagttccctcccagtccctcccagttcatcccagttccattcccagtgctcccagttcatcccagttcctcccagtcccatttccagtgctcccagtccctcccagttcatcccagttccaatcccagtgcctcccagttcatcccagtcccatttccagtgctcccagttcatcccagttccattcccagtgctcccagtccctcccagttcctcccagtcccatttccagtgctcccagtccctcccagttcctcccagtccctcccagtccctcccagttcatcccagttccattcccagtgctcccagttcctcccagttccctcccagtccctcccagtccagcCACAAACGAGTCCCGAACTCTCCAATTTTGGGAAAATccaaacttttattttcttcccccaaaaatcccgggaaGCAGCAGAGGGAATTTGAGATTGTCCCGAAATTT
Coding sequences:
- the GABARAP gene encoding gamma-aminobutyric acid receptor-associated protein isoform X2, translating into MSVKGRSLRRWRAVRRWRRRGGAGPYPCALPTLRSRSRSRSRSRPGPVRPRPRSRPGPAMKFLYKEEHPFEKRRCEGEKIRKKYPDRVPVIVEKAPKARIGDLDKKKYLVPSDLTAGQFYFLIQKRIHLRAEDALLSFWVDFWVFRAEFGGLG
- the GABARAP gene encoding gamma-aminobutyric acid receptor-associated protein isoform X1, yielding MKFLYKEEHPFEKRRCEGEKIRKKYPDRVPVIVEKAPKARIGDLDKKKYLVPSDLTVGQFYFLIRKRIHLRAEDALFFFVNNVIPPTSATMGQLYQEHHEEDFFLYIAYSDESVYGA